TGCAAGTATTCGCGATTATTCTAAGGTAGATATTCTCCCGAGTATAAACAATCGTAAATTTATGTGTAGACTACAAAAAGAACTCATGGTATTGATGATGAGCACAGAGAAAGGTGTTTCTGCTTTTCCGGATGgtgaaaatttgtttaaatgGATAGGAACTATCACAGGACCAAGAGACACGGTAATATTGCCTCTACTCTGGTCAAAGATAGTTATAATAAATTTCTACCACCTTTGTCTGTCATTGCAGGTATATGCAGGTCTTACATATAAGTTAACTTTGGAGTTCCCTCACAGTTATCCATACAGTGCACCAATAGTACGCTTTGCCACACCTTGCTTTCATCCAAATGTAGATGCAGGGGGTAACATTTGTTTGGATATACTGAAAGATAAATGGAGTGCATTGTATGATGTACGCACTATATTATTGTCTATAC
The Calliopsis andreniformis isolate RMS-2024a chromosome 8, iyCalAndr_principal, whole genome shotgun sequence DNA segment above includes these coding regions:
- the Vih gene encoding ubiquitin conjugating enzyme vih, with the protein product MAQNINPFYSSQNAPNKATEEKQNVPKDNHAVSKRLQKELMVLMMSTEKGVSAFPDGENLFKWIGTITGPRDTVYAGLTYKLTLEFPHSYPYSAPIVRFATPCFHPNVDAGGNICLDILKDKWSALYDVRTILLSIQSLLSEPNNESPLNPQAAKLWNDQTKYKKHLTEEYHRALNRDQQDS